The Salvia splendens isolate huo1 chromosome 21, SspV2, whole genome shotgun sequence genome includes a window with the following:
- the LOC121784122 gene encoding malonyl-coenzyme:anthocyanin 5-O-glucoside-6'''-O-malonyltransferase-like, with the protein MHAYLRTFFPHSHTLPSTRRKHSPPIKLRYSCCTSGDSVSLITAKSDKNLNYQRIADHFYECVPELPLATRCSDSVVFPVVALQTTLFAGQGICVGITNHHTVADGSSIVNFVKSWGCANRSEDEEAFHQTVGRYFPVFNRNLAEDHEKLDSISWKFVRNQNPNLDFSPSLVEFPVNRVRSTLLLTKNQVQNLKNHVYANTPNSRDVSSFTVISAYAWICALRSAAASDDDDEEIVYFSFAAAGIILWKLPNFRTFLTAVESIREATRRILHSDRGVVESADWPLDFRKNSGQCVVSVAGSPIFDVYYSLFSIGKYDIQWNALTWNSVANDYALI; encoded by the coding sequence ATGCATGCCTACCTTAGAACATTCTTCCCTCACTCTCACACACTTCCTTCCACTCGCCGGAAACATAGTCCTCCCATTAAACTCCGCTACTCCTGCTGCACCTCCGGCGACTCCGTTTCCCTAATCACTGCTAAATCCGACAAAAATCTTAACTATCAACGAATCGCTGATCACTTCTACGAATGCGTCCCCGAGCTTCCTCTCGCAACTCGATGTTCCGATTCCGTCGTCTTCCCCGTGGTCGCTCTTCAGACCACGCTGTTTGCGGGCCAGGGAATCTGCGTCGGCATCACCAATCATCACACAGTCGCCGATGGGAGCAGCATCGTTAATTTTGTTAAGTCGTGGGGCTGTGCTAACAGATCTGAAGATGAGgaagcatttcatcaaacagttgGTAGGTATTTTCCGGTTTTCAATCGTAATTTGGCTGAAGATCATGAAAAATTAGATTCAATCTCTTGGAAATTCGTCAGAAACCAAAATCCAAATCTCGATTTCTCACCATCCCTGGTGGAATTTCCGGTCAACAGAGTTCGTTCAACTCTCCTCCTCACAAAAAATCAAGTCCAAAACCTCAAAAATCATGTCTACGCCAACACGCCTAATTCACGCGACGTTTCATCCTTCACGGTAATTTCTGCCTACGCTTGGATCTGTGCGTTGAGGTCCGCAGCTGCTtccgacgacgacgacgaggagATCGTCTACTTCTCCTTCGCTGCTGCCGGAATCATACTTTGGAAATTGCCTAATTTTCGTACGTTTCTGACTGCTGTGGAGAGTATACGAGAAGCAACTCGAAGGATTTTGCATAGTGATCGTGGAGTGGTGGAGAGTGCAGATTGGCCGCTGGATTTCAGGAAAAATAGTGGGCAGTGTGTGGTATCGGTGGCTGGATCGCCGATATTTGATGTTTATTACTCACTGTTTTCCATTGGAAAATATGATATCCAATGGAATGCGTTAACATGGAATTCCGTGGCCAACGATTATGCATTAATATGA